The Malus domestica chromosome 10, GDT2T_hap1 nucleotide sequence AAGTTAAGGCTGTCAAAGAATCGCAGGAAAATCTTAAAATCTTGGAAGAGCATGGCCTGGGAAACAAGAAGTTCTTCGGCGGCGAAGAGATTGGATTGGTCGATTTGGCGTTCGGGTGGATAGCTTGCTGGCTGGAAGTCTGGGAGGAAGTAGCTGGGGTTAAAGTGTTTGAAGCTGATCGCTTTCCTCGCTTGCAGGCATGGATTCAAAGGTTCAGGGAGGTTCCCACAATCAAAGAGAACCTTCCTGATCGCACTGCACTGTTGACGTTTTTCAAAAGCCGAAGAGCAATGATTATTGCTTTAGCAAAACCATGAACATCACAATGCTATCATTTCTGTATTTTAATTGTTCAataattcccagaaaataaaaGCTCTTGAAGTTCAACTTTTGCATATATTTTCAGCAACTTAGTGGGATGTGTTTATATTTCTGCGGAAACGAAGAGATAAAGAAGTAGCAAACCAAAGAGAGAAGGAAAATGAAGGTGGAAAACAATGCACAAAAGGACGCAGTGGcacaaatgcaaaaaaaaatattaaaagacgCAGTCGCTTGCTCCcgaactttattttattttctttttttctgaaACGGTGAAGAACTTACACGCTATCATTGTACGTGAAGAGAGAGCCAGACATTGCTTTATGAAACATGGATTCGAAAGTTTTTCTCCAACAAACGCTACCAAAAAGTAAGAGGATGGCTAGGTTTCATCCTAAAACGTCATCCAAAGAAGTTAAAAATATACAATTTGAAGACTAAGGAGTAGATTTATATGAAATATTACTTTAAGGTCAAATAAGATGGCATATTATAATTAGTAATCTCCACCTAACCTCCTTTACAGATTGGTTGGAGCCGATGCAAGTTAGAACCGCATCCAACCAGCTAGAGCAAGAAGATAAACACTAGTAAAAAGAATATGGAGGAAGTGAAGGTACTAGGGTTCTTGACAAGTCCAACTGCTTACGGGTTATATGCGCTCTGAATCTCAAGGAAATCAAATATGCATATCTATAAGACAACATTTTTAACAAGAGCGATTTGCTTCTTCGCTTAACCCGGTGCATAAAAAGGTTCCGGTGTTTGCCCAAGGAGGAGAAACTATTGGAGAGTCCATTGTTATTCTCTAGTACATCAAAGGGGCATGGCCGCAGAACCCTCTGCTGCCAAACCCTCAtgttgttgagagttgtcccacatcggtgagggacaatgtttgctatgtgcttatatggtcttgggctactctccatattgccaattggttttatggtgaaaccccaatttcatcatggtatcaaagcaagGTTGTtcacgtgtgaagcccaacggccaCAGGCGCTCCACGTCACTcagttgttgtccacgtgtaggcttgaaaatccgccaCACGTGTGGGgacgtgttgagagttgtcccacatcggtgagggacaatGTTTTCTttgtgcttatatggtcttgggtTACTccccatattaccaattggttttatggtggaacctcaatttcatcgtAGTATCAGAGCGGATTGTCCTCGTGTGAAGCCTCAATTTCATCGTAGTATCAGAGCGGATTGTCctcgtgtgaagccaaacggccacacGCTCTTTACGTCACCTAGTTGTTGTCtacgtgtaggcttgaaaatccacCAAAAGTGCGGGGGCGTGTtaagagttgtcccacatcgtgAAAATCCACCAAAAGTgcgggggcgtgttgagagttgtcacacatcggtgagggacaaggttttctatgtgcttatatggtcttgggctactctccatattgtcaattggttttatggtggaatcccaatttcatcaCATGCAAGGGCCGTGGCTCGGTTTTGGACAAAGTTTGGAGATGACAAGGTAATCCTACCTCCCTAACTCTAACCTCGTTGGACATAACTTGGATGAACTAATAACAAGCTGTTTTCTTGCCTAGAGATTCTCAGACTGATATACTATGATGGCTTCACTGACTAGTTTTCTTTTGAGTAATTCAGAAGGCAAACTTTTTGGATTTCTACAAAGGCGCTGGAGAAGAGCAAGCAAGAGCAGCTAAAGATGCCCAAGAACATCTGAGAATCTTAGAAGAGCGTGGCCTTGGTGAGaagaagttttttattttttattttttgttaacgGAAATGAGATAGGAATGATGGACTTATCTTTTGGATGGATAGCATTCTGGCTTGAGGCCAAGGAAGAAGCAGCTGGTGTTCAAGTGCTGGAAGTCGATAGCGTCCCACTTGGAGGCATAGATTAAAAATTTCAAGGAAGTTCCTGTGATAATAGAAAATCATCCTGATCCAAGTCATCTGTTAGCCTATTTTAAACGCCTAAGAGAGATGTACACGAAGCCAGCAACATGTTGACATCCAAGTCTTAAAATTTTGAAGCACAGCATGTGAACCGAACACGAATAAAGGTTAAAAATTAAGGAGTTGTATcggatataaaaataaaaaatacaaaaagcaATAGCTTCTCAGTTCCAAACGTCAATAGTTTCAACCACATCTGTGTACCTTTGAAACTCTGCATAAGCTTCATAAACCCTTCATTAACTGTCAAATCATAAaggttttatgaaaatgaattaaCACTCACAATATATTTTTCTCTGATCAGTGAAATTTGTAGAGGTAGAAATCGTGCTTCTGTTCTTTCAAATAATCAGAGATTGCAAGGAGATCCGGCTGTGTGAGTGAATGCATGCTGGGTTGTGGGGCTTAGCTTTGTGTATTTTTAGCAGTCGCTTCTGAGAGCAAAGTTTCAAGTTCACCTTTTCGGTATAACTTCACAGTATCTGCATATCAGAAGTATGAGCAACATTAGACATTAATATATTTTCCCTTTGTTCAACTTTGTTCTCTTTTAAGGTTTTCACTTTGTCACGGGAGATTTTATAACTAGCCAGCACGGCCAACACGAAGATAAACAGCTGTTGACTCAAAAAGTGGAATTCTTTACTCTACATATTTGCCTGTGTTTTTTACTTTCTTATCACATTGGTCTTCTATGTTTTTAAGAGTCTATGATCACGTACTGTCACATGGAATTCAACCCTAAACTTCCCACTTacttttaaactaaaaaaattataaattattttgctAAAGACCAGTGCCATGAAAGACGAAACGTTCATGTAGGAGTATTATACCTGTACAACCCCCAATGTGTTTCCCACCTGCATGGAAAGCAAAAGAAGTGTGAGCTTTTATTATAATAAAACACCCAATAAGATCAACAATAGAAATTGCAATATGACAAACTTATAATGTGTTCGAGCACATTAGTTGGTAATATTTTTCTTCAGATAATGTCTATCACTGAATGAAGCCACTGTTGAGAAATTATGCCGAGGAAGGAATAACCATGAAGTCAAAATCtaacaaacaaaattttcttttctaatagCAGTTTACTAAATTGCCTGAACTTGAAAATGTTAACCATTTTGAGATTTACATTTAACAGCTTCTGAAGATATAAACTGTTAGTTGTCTGACTTACGCCTTTACACTGTTGACCATTAACAGGGGCACAAATTTACAAGCATCGACTCTAGGCATCTCCAAACTGTTAAAAGAACCTAAGGAGTTTCATTTCTATTCTGGCAATTGCTCAGAAACAAcaaaagagtgaaaaagagaGTTTGAGGAGGTTTTATTAGTCTTTACTTACTTTTGTTTGTAGCCTTGGAGGATGAGATTAGTGTTTCAAAAGAGAACAACGAAGGGAATATAACcttgaaattgaatttggagAAAAGAATGTCAAAAAAGAAGATTGAGTGTTTGAGAAAAGAATGGAAACAGGATTCAGTAATTCACGTTTTGGTTAACATTCAAActttaaatagaaataaaaaagcCTACCCCAAACTACAAACGGATAACATCCACAAGACTATACTTCTAGGTTTGTCAGGGAAGGTAAACAATTTGTTCATCAAAGATTACATTCTTCATCAACAATGGGGGATtcccacatttttttaatttaccgTTGCACTTATTAAATGACAAACTAATGAACTACAATGTATAATAAGTATTAAGGACAACTTAACTTGTACAAAATTGCAATAAACATCATGTCGAgatactatataaaagaaatatTTGTTTTAAGCTACCCAGAGCTGCAGCCTAGAGTAGCCTAAACAGGGATCCGCCCTTGGATCCATCATATGAATATCGATGTGGGTGGGAGATCAGGTTGTCAATTGAGCAGAACATAACATGTTTGAGATGTTTTAGGTTATACAGAGCTGCTTACCGATAAAAACATTAGGGACGGTATGTTGTCCTGTAAGCCTCTCCAATACCTTTTGCAGCTGTGGTCCTTGGGGACCTGTAGAAGAGAAATAGCATTCAAATTCAGCGATGGAATCAAACAATGACTCTTCGACAAAAACCACTACAGGAAAGCAATAAGGTAAGATCAAAGCGGATGTATGAGGAGCAGTAGCGAATGGTTTCCCGGGTTTAAGATTGGAGGTCATTTTTGATTTCAATCACCACCGGGCAGCAAGCTCCACGCTTCTCAGTAAACTTCTAGCCGTACCCTGTCCACCAACCTGCACTCTTCGGGGTCTGTCATAGCACGATTCTGCTCGGAGGAGGGTTGGTTTGCCCGGGTGACTGATCCTGCCATAATGTACTCCTACCTATAGCACAGGCAACCGAAGTCAAGCATATATACGACAATCTTCATGCGTGAATAGCCGGGAGGAAAGAAAGGGCGGTAGATGATAATGATAAGAGGTGTCGCGTCTGGACCCTGCTCCTACCCACCGGGGGGCACTATAGCATGTCGGGAATAAGGGGGGCCATACCGCTCCCTTGGTTGGGGGCTGTGCCACCCTGCCTTTCGATCGATACACAGTTGAGTAGGCCGATCACGAACGCTACGGGTGCGGGAATTTTGTGTATAAAAGCACACTTATTTTCTTGATTCCAGAAACATTATTTTCGATCATCCTGAAATCCCTAGAAATGTGAGGACATTCCCGGAACCTTTCTGTTTCGAAAGGTGAATAGAGCTTGACAAGTTGCTCTTGAAACTATCCACTATTCACACATTGTATACATAATCAGCTGGCCTACCATTAAATTTACATTCCAAATATGCTACCACATTGTCAAGCACAGAAAACTGAAGCTCTATTAACAATTTACATTAAATCTACGGACTCAACTGCAAACTCAAGCATTGCCATGTAATGGATAGTAAAAAATTCATACCCAgttcatccaattcaatcaCGATCGGCTCCACACCAAGCCTTTTGAATAACGATTTCACCTCAGAAGAGTACCTTCAAACacaatttccagaaaaaaaacCCAAGTCAAATTTCTCAAAAAGAAACCAAATTTACAGCAAAAACAACACCCAAATTGCAAATTTACGAAATTTAATAGCAAAGGAGATTTGATAAGATGCACTCACGAACACCAAGTTTTGGAATAGACGACAACAGGGTTCTCATCCACCGTCTTCTTAACGCTCTCTTCGAGCCGGGAACcgaaggaggaggaagccatGGCCTGAACCGACATGGGTCTCCATCGTCTCGAGCCGCCATGGACGCTGGAAAGGTTGGTGCTCGAGCTACCTCCCGGACTGTAACTGTTGTTGAAGGGAACACAGCAAATGGATGACTTGTTTGCAGACGAAAGAATGCGAGGGGAATTTAGAGAAATGGATGCGAAATTGGTGAGATTATATGAGACTGCCATTGCTGTTGttgctgtctctctctctctgtctctctctgtcTGTGGCTTCCGGCTTTCTTGGAGCTTTTTGCTTGGCTTTTTGGCCTATCTCACTTCGCTTGCTTCCTCCGCCTTCCTTTGTGTTCTTTTACTGGTTTGGGATTTTGACTGTTAGATTCAGGTTCTTTGTGATTCATTGACGGATGAAAAGTGAAAACAGAAACTGGGTTTTTTTCGCTGCCATTGGTTTGAGGCTTTTGGCAGTTGGACTGAGGAGAACACAAGCCACAGAGGCAAAGCATTAACCTGCAAAAAGCTATGGACTTATGGGGCTTCAGACTTTTGTACAAGGGCCATCGTAGGGAGCCTGTATTTTGCTTTGGGCCTCGATCTCCTTTCTCGTTTTCTTTTCGATTTTGATAGGATTTAACTCATTTTTTCTACCAAAAATAAACGCTTGGGTAATTATGGAGAATAGTTCAGCTATGGAACAGATGTCCGTTCTTAGATAAAAGGATGAAGAATCATTGATATTTCTTCGATAACCAAAGGGTTCGTAGCTCAGTGGTAGAGCACTTGATTGCAGATCAAGGAGACATTTTGTTAATATCTTGCTAACAATATATCCAAACATGTTATTCATACATTTTTTGCATGTTCgctttttaataaataaagagtaatgttattcataccatgtttttataccatattttataccaccttaggtgatatctgatgtggacagccacatcatttgaaaagtttgcaaaatccaaggaaatgaaggagaaaaacTTATCATATACCATAATCAAACCAAAGCATGAGAAATAATGATACAACACATTTATGAATTGTGTCTCTATGTCAGGCAAGGCTGGCTGCATAGTCAGAGACTCAGTGCTGGCTGGTTTCAGGTTTAGGGTTGCAACACACGTCTCTTCACCGCATGTGTAGTTAATTTGTGTGCATGGTCCATACGGGAATGGCACAACCTTAATTAAGGAAATTGGCAGTTTATGCCCCACGAACAAAGGATGGGCTGCCATCTCAGGGTTGCAACCTGAGCTGATGGTGTTTTTTGTTGACCTGCATCGTTTAATATACATGTTTCGAAATGTTGGATTTTGATCTCGATAAGTATATATACTTACCAAAAGGAAGTTATTATTTGTCATGAGTGAGTATAATTTAGGATTCTCCATTAATAATATCAAGAGTAAGTTGGATATAATCAGAATAGTTCAAGGGACAACGTCGATGAAAACAGTTAATAAAAAGTAATAAAGTAGTCAAAATCAAGGTActggaaattttatttgggtTATCTGATTGTTTCTGTAGAATCATAAgtttgaagctttttggaggatGATTCGTGTGCAAGTGTTGAAGAATATAAAATACCATGTTCGAaacttgaaaaaagaaaatacaatgtACAAGTGGTTCGATAGTTAATAACGCTAGGGTTTTTGTGATTAAATACTAGATTTTTGATATTGAAATATTTAAGTTGGAAACAATGTCGAGTTCGTACAATTAAGTGGAAAAACCAGAAAAGAAAACATAAGATATGTGAATGACATTTAAAGAGAATAACCATGTGACAACCTCTTTTAAATTATACCTATACTAAAAGCTGGTGGGAAAACCACTGTTTATTAACAATGCCGTTCCGGTTTTGCCCCTAATCTAATGCACGGTTTTCAGCCTTTTAAAAGATGCTACATGAATTGGCGATTTTGCCCCTCGATGGAGTGAGTCCACATACGGAAAGGTGCTCAAACCCTCCCTCATTTTCTTTCGTTGCATTTCTCTTTCGCCTGCTCTCTGTTTCTCTGCTTTTCTCCCTGTTCGATCTTTGTGTTTCCTTGCTTATCTGTTTATGTTGATCGTCTGCCATCTGAAAAAGGTGGTTTTTGTGACTGATTGCGGTGTTTCAGGTGGTTTGtctattttattctttttctcttttctttgattAGGAAGAAATTTTGTAGATCGATTGGTGTAAAATTAAAATCTTTGCGTTTTTAATTAGttctttcctaattttttttttcatgtttttagcATCGTTGTTTAATCTGATTGCATTTTTTGTTTCAAGAAATACTAGTCTATcaattttagggtttctttgtgcaatcttggaaacCCTTTTCGATTAAGATGTGTGGGTTTTTTATTTGGAATGTTTTCTGCTTTTTTTCCGGCATATGTGTCTGGTTGTTCCATCTAATTGCATTTTTCATCTTGGGAAATTTTGGTCTTTTAGGTTAGGGTTGTGAAAACCCGTCCCTAGttctacgattttataaattttaaaagaatgaatttacgaaaatattCTAAGGGTGAAGGTTTTGACTTTCATTGATCAACGTGTAGAGAAACATATGATTTATTCACTTAGAGCATTTGTGTAGTACTCATTGGTACAaatgcataggcgaaagccgtttccGAGTCCGGATTATATC carries:
- the LOC103445444 gene encoding monothiol glutaredoxin-S10-like — translated: MAVSYNLTNFASISLNSPRILSSANKSSICCVPFNNSYSPGGSSSTNLSSVHGGSRRWRPMSVQAMASSSFGSRLEESVKKTVDENPVVVYSKTWCSYSSEVKSLFKRLGVEPIVIELDELGPQGPQLQKVLERLTGQHTVPNVFIGGKHIGGCTDTVKLYRKGELETLLSEATAKNTQS